The following proteins are co-located in the Sphingorhabdus lutea genome:
- the bla gene encoding class A beta-lactamase, with amino-acid sequence MDRRHLLQNAFFGGASWPLWGAAVKLGLAGNISGAISHSALQSAQYGGDIDTAPENPNAPLSTDMNVKDSIYSRAIAGLEAEYGGRLGVALWSPFDKDASGGGYIGGHRSEERFALCSTFKLLLAAFILRQCDIGKLSLDKKISYSQSDILSHAPETQKYISRGYMTVEQLAKAAQISSDNVAANLLLPLIGGPKGFTKLLRFFGDDVTRLDRIEPMLNFVPMGETRDTTSPSAISSTIAQIFTAGLLTDASAATLRQWTMATNTGPNRLRKYLDADWVAGNKTGTAYGNGSGDMAHKFNDIALLWDKHRQGNYLHYIITAYYEAPINSDPKDPKHEEILAQIGKITREFIHNR; translated from the coding sequence ATGGACCGGCGACATTTATTGCAAAATGCATTTTTTGGTGGGGCAAGCTGGCCCTTATGGGGCGCGGCAGTAAAATTGGGCCTTGCTGGCAATATTAGTGGCGCCATAAGCCACAGCGCATTGCAAAGCGCACAATATGGCGGCGATATTGATACAGCGCCTGAAAATCCCAATGCGCCATTATCCACCGATATGAATGTAAAAGACTCCATCTATTCCCGCGCCATTGCAGGATTAGAGGCGGAATATGGCGGGCGATTGGGCGTTGCTTTATGGTCGCCATTTGACAAGGATGCAAGCGGCGGCGGGTATATTGGCGGCCATCGAAGCGAGGAGCGTTTTGCGCTTTGTTCAACATTTAAATTATTACTGGCCGCCTTTATTTTGCGGCAATGCGATATCGGCAAATTATCATTGGATAAAAAAATATCCTATTCACAATCCGACATATTGTCCCATGCGCCGGAAACGCAAAAATATATCTCGCGTGGATATATGACGGTTGAGCAATTGGCCAAGGCCGCCCAAATAAGCAGCGATAATGTAGCGGCCAATTTACTGCTGCCCTTAATTGGCGGGCCAAAGGGTTTCACCAAATTGTTGAGATTTTTTGGCGATGATGTGACAAGATTGGACCGGATTGAGCCAATGTTAAATTTTGTGCCCATGGGCGAAACACGCGACACGACCAGCCCATCGGCAATATCATCAACCATTGCCCAAATTTTCACCGCTGGATTATTAACCGATGCCTCCGCTGCCACATTGCGGCAATGGACAATGGCCACCAATACAGGGCCAAACCGCCTGCGAAAATATTTGGATGCCGATTGGGTCGCGGGCAATAAGACCGGCACCGCTTATGGCAATGGTTCGGGGGATATGGCCCATAAATTTAATGATATCGCCCTTTTATGGGATAAACACAGGCAGGGTAATTATCTTCATTATATTATCACCGCATATTATGAAGCACCGATAAATAGCGATCCAAAAGACCCAAAGCATGAGGAAATATTGGCCCAAATTGGTAAAATAACCCGCGAATTCATCCATAATAGATAA
- the accC gene encoding acetyl-CoA carboxylase biotin carboxylase subunit gives MAIKKILIANRGEIALRIHRAAHEMGIKTVAVHSTADADAMHVRLADEAICIGPPSSTDSYLNIPAIISAAEISHADAIHPGYGFLSENAQFAEIVESHGLKWIGPKPEHIRTMGDKVEAKRSAGALGLPLVPGSDGAIKDVDAAKKLALEIGYPVIIKAASGGGGRGMKVVNDPEFLETQMSQAATEAKAAFGDATVYMEKYLGNPRHIEFQVFGDGEGNAIHLGERDCSLQRRHQKVLEESPSPVLSTAERDRMGEICSKAMADMGYRGAGTIEFLWENGEFFFIEMNTRLQVEHPVTEMVTGIDLVREQIRIADGKPLSFTQDEITFSGHAVECRINAEDPQTFMPSPGTVTAYHPPGGLYVRVDSGLYHGYKVPPYYDSMIAKLIVYGHSREGCLMRLRRALEEFVIGGMKTTIPLHQKLLADPEFQNGDYTIKWLEEWLEKSKDS, from the coding sequence ATGGCTATTAAAAAAATCCTTATCGCCAATCGCGGTGAAATCGCGCTTCGTATCCACCGCGCCGCACATGAAATGGGCATTAAAACCGTCGCTGTGCATAGCACCGCCGATGCCGATGCCATGCATGTGCGCCTTGCCGATGAGGCAATTTGCATTGGGCCGCCATCCTCCACCGATAGTTATTTGAACATTCCGGCGATTATTTCTGCTGCGGAAATCAGCCATGCCGATGCGATTCACCCGGGATATGGATTTTTATCCGAAAATGCCCAATTTGCCGAAATTGTGGAAAGCCATGGGTTAAAATGGATTGGGCCAAAGCCGGAACATATCCGCACAATGGGCGATAAGGTAGAGGCAAAACGCAGCGCAGGCGCACTTGGCCTGCCGCTTGTTCCGGGTTCTGATGGCGCGATTAAGGATGTGGATGCCGCCAAGAAATTGGCGCTGGAAATTGGATATCCTGTGATAATTAAGGCGGCCAGCGGCGGCGGCGGCAGGGGCATGAAAGTTGTCAATGACCCTGAATTTTTGGAAACCCAAATGTCACAGGCCGCGACGGAGGCAAAGGCCGCATTTGGCGATGCCACCGTTTATATGGAAAAATATTTAGGCAATCCGCGCCATATTGAATTTCAGGTTTTTGGCGATGGCGAAGGAAATGCCATTCATTTGGGCGAACGCGATTGTTCTTTGCAGCGCCGCCACCAAAAGGTGTTGGAGGAATCCCCCTCCCCCGTTCTTTCCACGGCCGAGCGTGATCGCATGGGCGAGATTTGTTCAAAAGCAATGGCCGATATGGGATATCGCGGCGCGGGCACAATTGAATTTTTATGGGAAAATGGCGAATTTTTCTTTATCGAGATGAATACCCGTCTTCAGGTGGAACATCCGGTTACCGAAATGGTCACCGGCATTGATTTGGTGCGCGAACAAATTCGCATTGCCGATGGCAAGCCATTATCATTTACCCAAGATGAAATTACATTTTCCGGCCATGCTGTGGAATGCCGCATCAATGCCGAAGACCCGCAAACATTCATGCCATCCCCCGGCACGGTGACCGCATATCACCCGCCAGGCGGCCTATATGTGCGTGTCGATAGCGGCCTTTATCATGGATATAAAGTTCCGCCCTATTATGACAGCATGATTGCCAAATTAATTGTTTATGGCCACAGCCGCGAGGGTTGCCTGATGCGGCTGCGCCGTGCGTTGGAGGAATTTGTTATTGGCGGCATGAAAACCACCATTCCATTGCACCAAAAATTATTGGCCGATCCTGAATTTCAAAATGGGGATTATACCATTAAATGGTTGGAAGAATGGTTGGAAAAAAGCAAAGATTCATAA